One Tachypleus tridentatus isolate NWPU-2018 chromosome 3, ASM421037v1, whole genome shotgun sequence DNA window includes the following coding sequences:
- the Rab32 gene encoding RAS oncogene family member Rab32 isoform X2, which translates to MAPNRMNQPEEVTERAERREHLYKILVIGELGTGKTSIIKRYVHQFFSQHYRATIGVDFALKVLNWDSNTLIRLQLWDIAGQERFGNMTRVYYKEAVGAFIVFDVTRTATFDAVMKWKNDLDNKVHLPDGSEVPCVLLANKCDMPKDGAVNNPALMDEFCQDNGFIGWYLTSAKDNINIEDAANCLVTKGPQ; encoded by the exons ATGGCTCCAAACCGAATGAATCAGCCAGAAGAAGTG aCTGAAAGAGCTGAACGGAGAGAACATCTCTACAAGATATTGGTGATTGGAGAACTTGGAACAGGAAAAACAAGTATCATAAAGCGTTACGTTCATCAGTTCTTTTCTCAACATTATCGAGCAACT ATTGGAGTAGATTTTGCTTTGAAAGTGCTGAACTGGGACTCCAACACTCTTATTCGACTGCAGTTATGGGATATTGCAG GACAAGAAAGGTTTGGGAACATGACAAGAGTTTATTACAAAGAAGCTGTCGGAGCTTTCATTGTTTTTGATGTAACAAGAACAGCAACGTTCGATGCTGTTATGAAATGGAAAAACGACCTGGACAACAAAGTCCACCTTCCTGATGGAAGTGAGGTGCCATGTGTTCTGTTGGCAAACAAG tgtGATATGCCGAAAGATGGAGCTGTAAATAATCCAGCACTCATGGACGAGTTTTGTCAAGACAACGGTTTTATTGGATGGTATTTAACATCCGCTAAGGATAACATCAACATTGAAGACGCAGCAAATTGTCTTGTCACAAAG ggtccccagtga
- the Rab32 gene encoding RAS oncogene family member Rab32 isoform X1: MAPNRMNQPEEVTERAERREHLYKILVIGELGTGKTSIIKRYVHQFFSQHYRATIGVDFALKVLNWDSNTLIRLQLWDIAGQERFGNMTRVYYKEAVGAFIVFDVTRTATFDAVMKWKNDLDNKVHLPDGSEVPCVLLANKCDMPKDGAVNNPALMDEFCQDNGFIGWYLTSAKDNINIEDAANCLVTKILKKQKSLVIEESQTNNILLGNHSHQFPKERKCC, from the exons ATGGCTCCAAACCGAATGAATCAGCCAGAAGAAGTG aCTGAAAGAGCTGAACGGAGAGAACATCTCTACAAGATATTGGTGATTGGAGAACTTGGAACAGGAAAAACAAGTATCATAAAGCGTTACGTTCATCAGTTCTTTTCTCAACATTATCGAGCAACT ATTGGAGTAGATTTTGCTTTGAAAGTGCTGAACTGGGACTCCAACACTCTTATTCGACTGCAGTTATGGGATATTGCAG GACAAGAAAGGTTTGGGAACATGACAAGAGTTTATTACAAAGAAGCTGTCGGAGCTTTCATTGTTTTTGATGTAACAAGAACAGCAACGTTCGATGCTGTTATGAAATGGAAAAACGACCTGGACAACAAAGTCCACCTTCCTGATGGAAGTGAGGTGCCATGTGTTCTGTTGGCAAACAAG tgtGATATGCCGAAAGATGGAGCTGTAAATAATCCAGCACTCATGGACGAGTTTTGTCAAGACAACGGTTTTATTGGATGGTATTTAACATCCGCTAAGGATAACATCAACATTGAAGACGCAGCAAATTGTCTTGTCACAAAG ATTCTTAAAAAGCAGAAGTCTTTAGTTATCGAAGAATCTCAAACCAACAACATACTTCTGGGTAACCATTCCCATCAGTTTCCTAAAGAGCGGAAGTGTTGCTAA